A region of Deinococcus rubellus DNA encodes the following proteins:
- the hisD gene encoding histidinol dehydrogenase yields the protein MQILQGEAARAALSRSFNDIPVPESVLARNEQLYGERLTPQQVVERILADVRVRGDDALLDWTEKVDGFRPTLRVSAEEIGAAQIGPELLAALRLAIRRVRDFYRQQPAHGWIDYGAGGALGQLVRPLSRVGVYVPGGLAPLISTLIHTAVPAQVAGVPEIVVTTPPNREGQIHPAILVAARELGIEQVFRVGGAQAIAALAYGTASIPRVDKVAGPGNLFVVIAKRLVFGQVGIESLPGPTETLVIADDTASARYVAADLLAQAEHLGAEPVLISPSRDLLIRVQAELGGQIEALPEPNRSWARDSIESRMKIVLAADLSEALDLANLYAPEHLCLLTRDPWSLLGSVRRAGGVFVGEDSMEALGDYVAGPSHVMPTGGTARFMSPVNVRDFQNIISVVGVNAAELARIGPAAALLARAEGLEAHARAIESRLMVPDE from the coding sequence ATGCAAATTCTTCAGGGCGAGGCCGCCCGCGCCGCGCTGAGCCGCAGTTTCAACGATATTCCCGTGCCCGAGAGCGTGCTGGCGCGCAACGAGCAGCTCTACGGCGAGCGCCTGACCCCCCAGCAGGTGGTCGAGCGCATCCTGGCTGACGTGCGCGTGCGCGGCGACGACGCCCTGCTCGACTGGACCGAGAAGGTGGACGGCTTCCGGCCCACCTTGCGGGTCAGCGCCGAGGAGATCGGGGCCGCCCAGATCGGGCCGGAGCTGCTGGCGGCCCTGCGCCTGGCGATCCGGCGCGTACGCGACTTTTACCGCCAGCAGCCCGCCCACGGCTGGATCGACTACGGCGCGGGCGGCGCACTTGGCCAGCTGGTGCGGCCCTTATCGCGGGTGGGCGTGTATGTGCCGGGCGGTCTCGCGCCGCTGATCAGCACCCTGATTCATACCGCCGTGCCCGCGCAGGTGGCGGGCGTGCCGGAGATCGTCGTGACCACCCCGCCCAACCGTGAGGGCCAGATTCACCCGGCCATTCTGGTGGCGGCCCGCGAACTCGGGATCGAGCAGGTGTTCCGGGTGGGCGGCGCGCAGGCCATTGCCGCGCTGGCCTACGGCACTGCCAGCATTCCCCGCGTGGACAAGGTGGCGGGACCGGGCAATTTGTTCGTGGTGATTGCCAAGCGGCTGGTGTTCGGTCAGGTCGGCATCGAGAGTCTGCCCGGCCCCACCGAGACGCTGGTCATTGCCGACGACACCGCTTCAGCCCGCTATGTGGCCGCCGACCTGCTGGCCCAGGCCGAGCATCTGGGGGCCGAGCCGGTGCTGATCAGCCCCAGCCGCGACCTGCTGATCCGGGTACAGGCCGAACTCGGCGGCCAGATCGAGGCACTGCCGGAACCCAATCGGAGCTGGGCACGCGACAGCATCGAGAGCCGCATGAAGATCGTGCTGGCTGCCGACCTCAGCGAAGCGCTCGACCTCGCCAACCTCTATGCGCCTGAGCACCTGTGCCTGCTGACCCGCGATCCCTGGAGCCTGCTCGGCAGTGTGCGGCGGGCGGGCGGGGTCTTCGTGGGCGAGGACAGCATGGAGGCGTTGGGCGACTATGTGGCCGGTCCCAGCCACGTCATGCCGACGGGCGGCACAGCCCGTTTCATGAGTCCGGTCAACGTGCGCGACTTCCAGAACATCATCAGCGTGGTGGGCGTCAATGCCGCCGAACTCGCCCGCATCGGCCCGGCGGCAGCGCTGCTGGCCCGCGCCGAGGGCCTGGAAGCCCACGCCCGCGCCATCGAGAGCCGCCTGATGGTTCCAGATGAGTGA
- a CDS encoding phosphopentomutase produces the protein MKFSIIVLDSVGAGELPDAQAFGDVGAHTLNHTLGASGVQLPNLMALGLGRLPTLDLRAGAPAADQPSSGSFGRLKEVSPGKDTSTGHWEFMGVQLKHAFQVFPQGFPPAVMERFTAATGTGYLCNQPYSGTQVIADYGPEHLKTGDPIVYTSADSVFQIAAHLDRVPIETLYQWCQAARDILQGEYAVARVIARPFRGEFPFERANDLRRDFSLTPPPTVLDSLKAAGKDVVGIGKIPDIYDHQGFTEEIHTDDNADGIRKTLARMQQPYDGLVFTNLVDFDSKFGHRRDPHGYAGALRAFDDALPELLASVPEGGCLLLISDHGNDPTWPGTDHTREHGLLLAYRPGGSGVGVALGDRETFADIGATVAEALKVAWDGPGQSFWSLIR, from the coding sequence ATGAAGTTCTCGATCATCGTGCTGGATTCGGTGGGCGCAGGCGAGCTGCCCGACGCGCAGGCCTTCGGCGACGTGGGAGCGCACACCCTCAACCACACCCTGGGGGCCAGCGGCGTGCAGCTCCCCAACCTGATGGCGCTGGGGCTGGGCCGCCTGCCCACCCTCGACCTGCGGGCCGGAGCACCCGCCGCCGACCAGCCCTCAAGCGGCAGCTTTGGCCGCCTGAAGGAAGTTAGCCCCGGCAAGGACACCTCCACTGGCCACTGGGAGTTTATGGGGGTGCAGCTCAAACACGCTTTCCAGGTGTTTCCCCAGGGGTTTCCGCCTGCTGTGATGGAGCGCTTCACGGCGGCCACCGGCACCGGCTATCTGTGCAACCAGCCTTACAGTGGCACGCAGGTGATTGCCGACTACGGCCCTGAGCACCTCAAAACCGGCGACCCGATTGTCTACACCTCCGCCGACAGCGTGTTCCAGATCGCTGCGCACCTGGACAGGGTGCCGATTGAGACCCTCTATCAGTGGTGCCAGGCAGCCCGCGACATCTTGCAGGGCGAGTACGCCGTGGCCCGCGTGATCGCCCGGCCCTTCCGGGGCGAATTTCCCTTCGAGCGGGCCAACGATTTGCGCCGCGACTTCTCGCTGACGCCGCCGCCCACCGTGCTCGATTCACTCAAAGCGGCAGGCAAGGACGTGGTCGGCATCGGCAAGATTCCCGATATCTACGACCATCAGGGCTTCACCGAGGAAATTCATACCGACGACAACGCCGACGGGATTCGCAAGACCCTGGCGCGAATGCAGCAGCCCTACGACGGTCTGGTCTTCACCAACCTGGTGGACTTCGACAGCAAGTTCGGCCACCGCCGCGACCCGCACGGCTACGCCGGGGCGCTGCGTGCCTTCGACGATGCGCTGCCGGAGTTGCTGGCCAGCGTACCGGAGGGCGGCTGCCTGCTGCTGATCTCCGATCACGGCAACGACCCCACCTGGCCTGGCACCGACCACACCCGCGAGCACGGCCTGCTGCTGGCCTACCGCCCCGGCGGCAGCGGTGTGGGCGTCGCGCTGGGCGACCGCGAGACCTTCGCCGACATCGGCGCAACGGTGGCCGAGGCGCTGAAGGTGGCCTGGGACGGCCCCGGCCAGAGTTTCTGGAGCCTGATCCGGTGA
- the lptB gene encoding LPS export ABC transporter ATP-binding protein: protein MTVAAPKPTSRPDYSAPGAQAHFEARGLSKTYGRRSVVRGVDLRVTRGEIVALFGPNGAGKTTTFYMMVGFVRPGGGSITLSGQDVTRLPMHQRARRGIGYLPQEPSAFRKMSARDNLLAILEYQNLSKAEQEQRADSLLEEFGLSHLAQSQAYQLSGGERRRLELARALTTDPDFLLLDEPFTGVDPKSIREIQRLIRELRDRRGIGVFITDHNVRETIALCDRVYLMYDGEVKFEGTPEAFAQDIEARNHYLGDDFEL, encoded by the coding sequence GTGACCGTTGCCGCCCCCAAACCGACCTCCAGACCCGACTACAGCGCCCCCGGTGCTCAGGCCCACTTCGAGGCACGCGGCCTCAGCAAAACCTATGGTCGGCGCAGCGTGGTGCGCGGCGTGGACCTGCGCGTCACGCGCGGCGAGATCGTGGCGCTGTTCGGCCCCAACGGTGCGGGCAAGACCACCACCTTTTACATGATGGTGGGTTTCGTTCGCCCTGGCGGCGGCAGCATCACCTTATCGGGCCAGGACGTGACCCGGTTGCCGATGCACCAGCGCGCCCGGCGCGGCATCGGTTATCTGCCGCAGGAACCCAGCGCCTTTCGCAAGATGAGCGCCCGCGATAATTTACTGGCGATTCTCGAATACCAGAACCTCAGCAAGGCCGAGCAGGAGCAGCGGGCCGACAGCCTGCTCGAAGAGTTCGGCCTGAGCCACCTGGCCCAGTCTCAGGCCTACCAGCTCTCGGGCGGAGAGCGGCGTCGCCTGGAACTGGCCCGCGCGCTCACCACCGACCCGGACTTCTTGCTGCTCGACGAACCGTTCACCGGGGTCGACCCCAAGAGCATCCGCGAGATTCAGCGGCTGATCCGCGAGCTGCGTGACCGCCGGGGCATCGGGGTCTTTATCACCGATCACAACGTGCGCGAGACGATTGCCCTGTGTGACCGGGTCTATCTGATGTACGACGGCGAGGTGAAGTTCGAGGGCACCCCCGAAGCGTTCGCCCAGGACATCGAGGCGCGCAACCACTACCTCGGCGACGACTTCGAGCTGTAA
- a CDS encoding DUF3084 domain-containing protein, with the protein MLLGFLIFVVLLSGLVAYSADTIARKAGRKHLRLFGMRPKTTALIVAVASGMGISLASVLAFGLLNRTAINNITQADKLRIELGQLKKDVKATTADLKLAEQERDTANRRVSESKQETASALSNLGSAETKLKSTQAARSKLEGEVGNLQTRIQQLSALRSTLEAQAAKNQQALGTSQQALQNSRKRELDQEARANLLGTQIVELDQSSVKAQQQARAAQDRAAALQSQIQALETQTAGLAQQTSALEASRAKVQAQLQAAQQSRDSALAERLKAEADLDSARRERDALQQDRQAALSARNTALSQRDAAGRLRDQANAARDTANTVRAQAIQSRDSALQARDVAQAQRESLAAERDALVKQRRDLMAQRDAAAQDLGSIRRELLNLQSMIGTLETQRQTLSAANSTLRNNLSSAQANLSRLEVDYSRTNSELSASRNTDLIYSRNDLVYAGVVASVRNVPDFLNAVAAAAQKQGARGTPAARLSPDARAQLDTKLRGLNTNTFVQCRAAVNVASGFPVDLSCDARPQTVLFRRGQIIRQTTINLQRGTDNLSAQLTDLIRDTVFDLTTKGVPLEYISDLGLSDSERLDVLGKLGAQSGATAVVGLAAHDDIRPGVPVDLYPVLK; encoded by the coding sequence GTGCTGCTGGGCTTTCTGATTTTCGTGGTGCTGCTCTCGGGCCTGGTGGCCTACAGCGCCGACACCATTGCCCGCAAGGCCGGGCGCAAGCACCTGCGTCTCTTCGGAATGCGGCCCAAAACCACCGCACTGATCGTGGCGGTGGCGTCAGGCATGGGCATCAGCCTGGCCTCGGTGCTGGCCTTCGGGCTGCTCAACCGCACGGCCATCAACAACATCACCCAGGCCGACAAGCTGCGCATCGAACTGGGGCAGCTCAAGAAAGACGTGAAGGCCACCACCGCTGACCTCAAGCTGGCCGAGCAGGAGCGCGACACGGCCAACCGGCGGGTCAGCGAATCCAAACAGGAAACTGCCTCGGCCCTCTCGAATCTGGGCAGCGCCGAGACCAAACTGAAAAGCACCCAGGCGGCCCGCAGCAAGCTGGAGGGCGAGGTGGGCAACCTGCAAACCCGCATCCAGCAGCTCTCTGCTCTCAGAAGTACCCTGGAAGCCCAGGCGGCCAAAAACCAGCAAGCGCTCGGCACCTCGCAGCAGGCGCTGCAAAACAGCCGCAAGCGCGAACTCGACCAGGAAGCGCGGGCCAATCTGCTCGGCACCCAGATCGTCGAACTCGACCAGAGCAGCGTCAAGGCGCAGCAGCAGGCCCGCGCCGCACAGGATCGGGCGGCGGCGCTGCAAAGCCAGATTCAGGCCCTGGAAACCCAGACCGCTGGTCTGGCGCAGCAGACCAGCGCGCTGGAAGCCAGCCGCGCCAAGGTGCAGGCCCAGTTGCAGGCTGCCCAGCAGAGCCGCGACAGCGCCCTGGCCGAGCGCCTGAAAGCCGAGGCCGATCTGGACAGCGCCCGCAGGGAGCGCGACGCCCTGCAACAAGACCGCCAGGCCGCCCTCTCGGCCCGGAACACGGCCCTCTCACAGCGCGACGCCGCTGGCCGCCTGCGCGACCAGGCAAACGCCGCCAGAGACACCGCCAACACCGTACGCGCCCAGGCCATCCAGTCGCGTGACAGCGCCCTGCAAGCCCGCGACGTGGCCCAGGCCCAGCGCGAGAGCCTGGCCGCCGAGCGCGACGCCCTGGTCAAGCAGCGCCGCGACCTGATGGCCCAGCGCGACGCCGCCGCCCAAGACCTGGGCAGCATCCGCCGCGAACTCCTGAACTTGCAGAGCATGATCGGCACCCTGGAAACACAGCGTCAGACCCTGAGTGCCGCCAACAGCACCCTCAGGAATAACCTCAGCAGCGCCCAGGCCAACCTCTCCAGGCTGGAAGTCGATTACTCGCGCACCAACAGCGAGCTGAGCGCCAGCCGCAACACCGACCTGATCTACAGCCGCAACGATCTGGTCTACGCCGGGGTGGTGGCGAGCGTGCGCAACGTGCCAGATTTCCTGAACGCCGTCGCCGCCGCTGCCCAGAAGCAGGGCGCACGCGGCACCCCCGCTGCCCGGCTCTCGCCGGATGCCCGCGCCCAGCTCGACACCAAGCTGCGCGGCCTGAACACCAACACCTTCGTGCAGTGCCGCGCCGCCGTCAACGTGGCAAGCGGCTTTCCGGTGGACCTGAGCTGCGACGCCCGGCCCCAGACCGTCCTGTTCCGGCGCGGCCAGATCATTCGCCAGACCACCATCAATCTGCAACGCGGCACCGACAACCTCAGCGCCCAGCTCACCGACCTGATCCGCGACACAGTGTTCGACCTAACGACCAAGGGCGTGCCGCTGGAATACATCAGTGACCTGGGCCTGAGCGACAGCGAGCGCCTCGACGTGCTGGGCAAACTCGGCGCGCAGAGCGGCGCGACGGCGGTGGTGGGCCTGGCCGCCCACGACGACATCCGCCCCGGCGTGCCAGTGGACTTGTATCCGGTGCTGAAGTGA
- a CDS encoding sugar ABC transporter substrate-binding protein, with product MKKTAKSAFIFVSLALLGNASAASLTVWTHFGDAELTWLKAQAATYTKQSGNAVQIVSVPFDQIPDKLIQSAPKGQGPDVVVTLPQDRLGQLAAAGVIEPMDKYVLSKSDLDKTAVSAMTYQGKLFALPMFAEAVAVIYNKKLLPGGVPTNWDQFIKAAQANTGNGKFGFLADLSNAYVNYGIFSAFGGYVFKNTGGTVNVKDVGLSNAGSDKAVATLNDLRYKYNLVPEGVDGGVAKDAFVQGRLAMLLTGPWDMGDIKKANIDYGIAPLPAPTGAPNKWSPFVGVQGVMLNAYGKNKVAAAQFAKQLVGSDAQISFNKAGGRIPVSLSARVKLKADPVVAGFGKSISAGTPMPNVPQMSAVWGPWSNAVAQSVQKANPNYSSILDSAVKEINSNIK from the coding sequence ATGAAAAAGACCGCGAAATCCGCTTTTATCTTCGTCTCGCTGGCGCTGCTGGGCAACGCTTCGGCGGCCAGTCTGACGGTCTGGACCCACTTCGGCGACGCCGAGCTGACCTGGCTCAAGGCCCAGGCTGCCACCTACACCAAACAGAGCGGCAACGCCGTGCAGATCGTCAGTGTGCCGTTTGACCAGATTCCTGACAAGCTGATTCAGAGTGCCCCCAAGGGTCAGGGACCCGACGTGGTCGTGACCCTGCCGCAAGACCGCCTGGGCCAGTTGGCAGCAGCGGGCGTCATTGAGCCGATGGACAAGTACGTGCTGTCCAAGAGTGACCTCGACAAAACGGCAGTGAGCGCCATGACCTACCAGGGCAAGCTGTTCGCCCTGCCGATGTTCGCCGAGGCTGTCGCGGTGATCTACAACAAGAAGCTGCTGCCCGGCGGTGTGCCGACCAACTGGGATCAGTTCATCAAGGCGGCGCAGGCCAATACTGGCAACGGCAAATTCGGCTTTCTGGCCGACCTGTCGAACGCTTACGTGAACTACGGCATCTTCAGCGCTTTCGGCGGCTACGTCTTCAAGAACACGGGCGGCACCGTCAACGTCAAGGACGTGGGCCTGTCTAACGCTGGGTCCGACAAAGCGGTGGCCACCCTCAACGATCTGCGCTACAAGTACAACCTGGTGCCCGAGGGCGTGGACGGCGGCGTGGCCAAGGACGCCTTCGTGCAGGGCCGCCTGGCCATGTTGCTGACCGGACCCTGGGACATGGGCGATATCAAGAAGGCCAATATCGATTACGGCATCGCGCCACTGCCCGCGCCCACCGGTGCACCCAACAAGTGGTCGCCCTTCGTCGGCGTGCAGGGCGTGATGCTCAATGCCTACGGCAAGAACAAGGTGGCGGCGGCGCAGTTTGCCAAGCAACTGGTCGGCAGCGACGCCCAGATCTCGTTCAACAAGGCCGGGGGACGCATCCCAGTGAGCCTGTCGGCCCGCGTGAAGCTCAAGGCCGATCCGGTGGTGGCGGGCTTCGGCAAGTCCATTAGCGCAGGCACCCCGATGCCCAACGTGCCGCAGATGAGCGCCGTCTGGGGACCCTGGAGCAACGCCGTAGCCCAGAGTGTGCAGAAAGCCAACCCCAACTACTCCAGCATCCTCGACAGCGCCGTCAAGGAAATCAACAGCAACATCAAGTAA